A stretch of Lathyrus oleraceus cultivar Zhongwan6 chromosome 6, CAAS_Psat_ZW6_1.0, whole genome shotgun sequence DNA encodes these proteins:
- the LOC127093867 gene encoding uncharacterized protein LOC127093867, with protein MLEFTEALLEVSENDLDPKIQNEAKSLATNELGDFEFLMAIIIWFEILSAINSVSKLLQEKDMLIDVAMQKIKGLISYFEGYRETGFYKVLINAKEIAVELNIAPIFPQRRIIKRKRQFDENLNIPSVELSEEESFRVNYFLYLVDQAVVSLNKRFEQYQEYESIFGFFFTSHKLQSLDDATLKSYCTNFEQALKHNEQFDIDGNEFFVELKLLRETLPEETIRPTDILLFFKGLDCFPNTVIAYRILLTIPVTVASAERSFSKLKLLKTYLRSTVSQERLNGLALTAIKNDILETIKYEDLVDDFSSKSVRRKALFI; from the coding sequence ATGTTAGAATTTACAGAAGCTTTGCTTGAAGTGTCAGAAAATGATCTTGATCCTAAAATACAAAATGAAGCTAAATCCTTAGCAACAAATGAGCTTGGTGATTTTGAGTTTTTGATGGCTATAATTATTTGGTTTGAAATATTATCTGCAATTAATTCTGTTAGCAAGCTTTTACAGGAAAAAGATATGCTTATTGATGTTGCTATGCAAAAAATTAAGGGGTTGATTTCGTATTTTGAGGGATATAGAGAAACAGGTTTTTATAAGGTATTGATTAACGCTAAGGAAATTGCGGTGGAATTGAATATTGCCCCAATATTTCCTCAAAGGCGTATAATTAAAAGAAAAAGGCAATTTGATGAGAATTTGAATATCCCATCAGTCGAGCTATCAGAAGAAGAATCATTCAGGGTTAATTATTTTCTTTACCTTGTTGATCAAGCTGTTGTTTCTCTTAATAAGAGGTTTGAGCAATACCAAGAGTATGAAAGTATTTTTGGTTTCTTTTTTACTTCTCACAAGTTACAATCATTAGATGATGCAACTTTGAAGTCTTATTGTACTAACTTTGAGCAGGCATTGAAACATAATGAGCAATTTGATATTGATGGGAATGAATTTTTTGTAGAGTTGAAGTTACTAAGAGAAACGTTGCCTGAAGAAACCATAAGACCTActgatatattattattttttaaagGCTTGGATTGTTTTCCTAATACAGTTATTGCATATAGAATCTTATTGACTATTCCTGTGACAGTTGCTTCTGCAGAAAGAAGTTTTTCAAAATTGAAGTTGTTAAAGACTTACTTGCGGTCTACCGTGTCACAAGAAAGACTTAATGGATTGGCATTAACAGCTATTAAAAATGATATTTTGGAGACAATAAAATATGAAGACTTAGTTGACGATTTTTCTTCAAAAAGTGTTCGTAGGAAGGCTCTTTTTATCTAG